Proteins co-encoded in one Pseudophryne corroboree isolate aPseCor3 chromosome 1, aPseCor3.hap2, whole genome shotgun sequence genomic window:
- the LOC134904871 gene encoding uncharacterized protein LOC134904871, which yields MGSEKMMSSFRALGSVLDACEEGSMATWTDQEVRELLSIRGEEEIMRQITGTVKDAVIYKNISKMLQARGIIRTQQQVLNKMKTLKKHFLKVHDNNRKKSGVGRIDWQYYDMCANIFGNTAICSPVSLSSSSQYTATEGTPEETQTSSDVCPSSPLLIDDTPEDSDTSSQPSINTSRNDDSITATIEDVVDAQTSDSGTVQSAVTPTLQKNIYTVPPRRKKLNRAEQVAKAMSNVLVDQL from the exons atgggctcagaaaagatgatgtcatctttcagagccctggggagcgtccttgatgcgtgtgaggaaggcagcatggcgacctggacagaccaggaggtgagagagttgctgagcattaggggagaggaggaaattatgaggcagatcacaggcacagtcaaagatgcagtcatttataaaaacatctccaagatgctgcaagccaggggaatcatccgcacacagcagcaagtgttaaacaaaatgaaaactcttaaaaagcatttccttaaggtgcatgacaacaacaggaaaaagagcggtgttggccgtatcgactggcagtactatgacatgtgcgccaatatctttggaaacacagctatatgcagtccggtgagtctgtcttccagttcacagtacactgctacagaaggcactccagaagagacacagacaagcagtgacgtctgtccatcatcaccgttgttaattgacgacacacctgaggacagcgacacatcctcccagccgtccataaacacatccagaaacgacgacagcataactgcaaccattgaagacgtcgtggatgctcagaccagtgacagtgggactgtacaaagtgccgtcaccccaactttacagaaaaaca tttacaccgtaccgcctagaaggaagaaattgaacagagcggagcaagtggctaaagccatgtcaaatgtccttgtcgaccaactctga